One Alicyclobacillus acidoterrestris DNA window includes the following coding sequences:
- a CDS encoding SPL family radical SAM protein produces MLTKTNGYLAGYDYTLNPYVGCVYGCHYCYVRALPVARFHPGDWGTYVDIKQIDERAFARELQSARRRGSVNIFMSSSTDPYQPVESRLHRTRQILDILLQDLDAFDFLLIQTRSPLVANDADRIRALGKKALVSLTIETDSEDVRKRFTPHAPPIAARMRALATLQDEGVQTQVAVSPILPFGPQFPELLRTVTQDVVLDDYFTGDGANGRRTAALQIHRRYHADELSKWYTKATLHRAYQRFVAVFGQQHVFRNQNGFLPPAMRRAEDRLRPSLRPDEAIQPPEAPK; encoded by the coding sequence TTGCTGACCAAAACCAACGGATATCTCGCTGGTTATGACTACACTCTCAATCCCTATGTCGGATGTGTTTACGGATGTCACTACTGCTACGTCCGCGCGTTGCCAGTGGCTCGTTTTCATCCAGGTGATTGGGGAACCTACGTAGACATCAAACAGATTGACGAACGCGCATTCGCACGGGAGTTGCAGTCGGCACGCAGACGCGGAAGCGTCAATATTTTTATGTCATCCAGTACTGATCCCTACCAACCCGTGGAGTCGCGGCTACACCGGACGCGCCAAATCCTCGATATCCTATTGCAAGATCTCGACGCATTTGACTTTCTCCTGATCCAAACGAGGTCACCACTGGTGGCAAACGACGCCGACCGCATACGCGCGCTCGGGAAAAAGGCGCTCGTCAGCCTTACCATCGAAACCGACAGCGAAGATGTGCGCAAGCGTTTCACCCCACACGCGCCACCTATTGCAGCCCGTATGCGGGCACTGGCGACGCTTCAAGATGAGGGCGTGCAGACGCAGGTCGCGGTTTCCCCCATCCTGCCGTTTGGGCCACAGTTTCCCGAACTGCTCAGGACCGTGACGCAAGACGTCGTGCTCGACGACTATTTCACAGGCGATGGTGCCAACGGACGCCGCACGGCAGCGCTCCAAATCCATCGCAGGTACCACGCGGATGAGTTGTCCAAGTGGTACACAAAGGCCACCTTACACAGGGCATACCAGCGCTTTGTCGCAGTGTTCGGACAACAACACGTATTTCGCAACCAAAATGGCTTTTTGCCACCTGCGATGCGGCGCGCCGAGGACCGCCTGCGGCCATCGCTGAGACCGGACGAGGCCATACAGCCGCCGGAAGCGCCGAAATGA
- the trhO gene encoding oxygen-dependent tRNA uridine(34) hydroxylase TrhO: MSQYQVLLYYMYTPIENPDQFASEHTALCESLGLLGRIIVAAEGINGTVSGTVASTEEYMRVMHEDARFKDMVFKVDEADGHTFKRLSVRVKNEIVNFRLEEDVDPRRLTGRKLDPKRFHEMLQRDDVVVIDGRNDYEYEIGHFRNAIKPEVKAFREFPKWFEQHKDEFKGKKVLTYCTGGIRCEKLSGYLVREGLSEVYQLDGGIVTYSKDPEVRGHLFDGKCYVFDERIAVRVNYTDEDVVVSHCEHCGQACDRYVNCGYLDCHRQHLCCEACEVEMRGFCSSECERAAKENDRVDPLVEHLQPSHSAS; the protein is encoded by the coding sequence ATGAGTCAGTATCAAGTTCTTTTGTACTACATGTATACCCCGATTGAAAATCCTGACCAATTCGCGAGCGAACATACGGCGCTGTGCGAATCACTAGGTCTTCTGGGGCGGATTATCGTTGCGGCGGAAGGCATTAACGGAACGGTTTCTGGTACGGTTGCGTCCACCGAGGAATATATGCGCGTGATGCACGAAGACGCCCGCTTTAAAGATATGGTGTTCAAAGTCGATGAGGCGGACGGCCACACGTTTAAACGGCTGTCTGTGCGCGTGAAGAATGAAATTGTCAACTTCCGCTTGGAAGAGGATGTAGACCCACGCCGCCTGACAGGTCGGAAGTTAGATCCGAAGCGGTTCCACGAAATGTTGCAGCGTGACGACGTGGTCGTGATTGACGGGCGCAACGATTACGAGTACGAGATAGGTCACTTCCGCAACGCTATCAAGCCGGAGGTCAAGGCGTTTCGCGAATTCCCAAAGTGGTTTGAACAGCATAAGGATGAGTTCAAAGGGAAGAAGGTACTCACCTACTGTACGGGCGGTATCCGATGCGAAAAGTTATCGGGTTATTTGGTTCGCGAGGGGCTTTCGGAGGTCTACCAATTGGATGGTGGCATTGTCACATACAGCAAAGACCCTGAAGTGCGCGGACATTTATTTGACGGAAAGTGCTATGTGTTTGACGAACGCATCGCGGTGCGCGTCAATTACACCGATGAAGATGTCGTCGTCAGTCACTGCGAACACTGCGGACAAGCGTGCGACAGGTACGTCAATTGTGGATACCTCGATTGCCATCGACAGCACTTGTGCTGTGAGGCTTGTGAAGTGGAGATGCGCGGTTTTTGCAGCAGCGAATGTGAGCGCGCTGCGAAGGAGAATGACCGGGTAGATCCACTCGTGGAACACCTGCAACCAAGTCATTCGGCCAGCTGA
- the sdhB gene encoding succinate dehydrogenase iron-sulfur subunit, which yields MSVSNEAVATATRTVHLIIERQKDPSSAPYKQEFVVPYKPGMNVIACLMEIQRNPKDKDGNPVAPVTWEMNCLEEICGACTMVINGRPRQACSTLVDKLEQPITVRPMRTFPVVRDLVVDRSRMFDALKRVKAWVPIDGTYDLGPGPRMSARDQQTAYELSRCFTCGACVEACPNVNDKSSFIGPFAISQARLFNMHPTGAMNKEDRLEALMGEGGIQECGNAQNCVQVCPKGIPLTTSIAAMNRQVTYHALGAWLRK from the coding sequence GTGAGCGTCAGCAATGAAGCAGTCGCAACAGCAACTCGTACCGTCCATCTGATTATTGAGCGGCAAAAAGACCCAAGCTCAGCACCGTACAAGCAGGAGTTCGTCGTTCCTTACAAACCAGGCATGAACGTCATCGCATGCTTGATGGAGATTCAGCGCAATCCGAAGGACAAGGACGGCAATCCGGTTGCGCCGGTCACTTGGGAAATGAACTGCCTGGAAGAGATTTGCGGCGCCTGCACAATGGTCATCAATGGGCGCCCTCGTCAAGCTTGTTCAACGCTGGTCGATAAGTTGGAACAACCGATTACCGTTCGGCCTATGCGAACATTTCCTGTGGTTCGCGACTTAGTGGTAGATAGAAGTCGGATGTTCGACGCGCTCAAGCGCGTCAAGGCGTGGGTGCCGATTGACGGTACCTACGACTTGGGACCAGGTCCGCGCATGTCGGCGAGAGACCAGCAGACGGCTTATGAGTTGTCGCGTTGTTTCACCTGCGGTGCCTGTGTAGAGGCATGCCCGAACGTGAACGACAAAAGTTCGTTTATTGGACCGTTCGCTATTTCGCAAGCGCGCCTGTTCAACATGCATCCAACGGGTGCAATGAACAAGGAAGACCGCTTGGAAGCATTGATGGGCGAAGGCGGCATTCAAGAATGCGGCAACGCGCAAAACTGCGTACAGGTTTGCCCGAAGGGAATTCCGCTCACGACGTCTATCGCAGCGATGAACCGCCAGGTGACCTACCACGCACTAGGTGCTTGGCTGCGCAAGTAA
- the sdhA gene encoding succinate dehydrogenase flavoprotein subunit, whose product MTTIKIAEAGVPVKLFSLVPVKRSHSVCAQGGINGAVNTKGEGDSPWEHFDDTIYGGDFLANQRQVLGMCEAAPAIIHLMDRMGVMFNRTPEGLLDFRRFGGTKHHRTAFAGASTGQQLLYALDEQVRRYEVAGLVEKYEGWDFLGAVIDDEQICRGIVAQDLRSMEIMHFRADAVVMCTGGNGLIFGKSTNSMINTGSAGSELYQQGVKYANGEMIQVHPTAIPGDDKLRLMSESARGEGGRIWTYKDGKPWYFLEEMYPEYGNLVPRDVATRAIHKVCVEMGLGVDGQNQVYLDLSHIPANVLNVKLGNILDIYEKFVGDDPRKVPMRIFPAVHYSMGGLWVDIDQMTNIPGLFAAGEAEYQYHGANRLGANSLLSCIYGGMVAGPNAVRYAKNIKKSVDSLPESLFESYTKKYQDDFESILKMEGDENPYQLHRELGQWMNDNVTVVRVNERLKKTDEKIQELQERFKRIHMADTSRWENQMAQFTRHLRNMLHMARVITLGALNRNESRGAHYKPEFPERDDENFLKTTIAEFTPDGPKLSYEDVDVSLIKPRLRNYAVSKEETKE is encoded by the coding sequence ATGACGACGATTAAGATTGCTGAAGCAGGCGTTCCGGTGAAACTGTTTTCGCTGGTTCCTGTAAAGCGGTCCCACTCTGTGTGTGCGCAGGGCGGAATCAATGGTGCCGTCAACACGAAGGGTGAGGGCGACTCGCCGTGGGAACACTTTGACGACACGATTTACGGCGGAGACTTTCTCGCCAACCAACGTCAGGTGCTTGGCATGTGTGAAGCCGCGCCGGCGATTATCCACCTGATGGATCGCATGGGCGTCATGTTTAACCGCACGCCGGAAGGATTGCTCGACTTCCGCCGCTTTGGTGGCACGAAGCACCACCGCACAGCGTTTGCCGGGGCCTCGACAGGTCAGCAGTTGCTGTACGCGTTGGACGAGCAAGTCCGCCGGTACGAAGTAGCAGGTCTTGTCGAGAAGTATGAGGGCTGGGATTTTCTCGGCGCCGTGATTGACGATGAGCAAATCTGTCGAGGGATTGTGGCACAAGACCTTCGCTCGATGGAAATTATGCATTTCCGAGCAGATGCCGTCGTCATGTGTACAGGCGGTAACGGTCTCATTTTCGGTAAGAGCACGAATTCGATGATTAACACCGGATCCGCTGGCTCAGAACTCTATCAACAGGGTGTCAAATACGCCAACGGTGAGATGATTCAAGTTCACCCGACGGCCATCCCTGGCGACGACAAGTTGCGCTTGATGTCGGAGTCTGCGCGCGGTGAAGGCGGACGGATTTGGACGTACAAGGATGGCAAGCCGTGGTACTTCCTCGAAGAGATGTATCCGGAATACGGCAACCTAGTGCCGCGTGACGTCGCGACGCGCGCGATTCACAAGGTGTGCGTAGAGATGGGCCTTGGTGTCGATGGACAAAACCAAGTCTATCTTGATCTCTCCCATATCCCTGCGAATGTCCTCAATGTGAAATTGGGTAACATCCTCGACATCTACGAGAAATTTGTCGGTGACGACCCACGAAAAGTGCCGATGCGCATCTTCCCGGCGGTGCACTATTCGATGGGCGGTCTTTGGGTCGACATTGACCAGATGACAAATATCCCTGGATTGTTCGCTGCAGGCGAGGCGGAGTATCAATATCACGGCGCAAACCGCTTGGGTGCCAACTCGTTGTTGTCGTGTATTTATGGCGGCATGGTCGCCGGACCGAACGCAGTTCGCTACGCGAAGAACATCAAGAAGTCGGTCGACAGCCTCCCAGAGTCACTGTTTGAATCGTACACGAAGAAGTATCAGGACGACTTTGAGAGCATTCTTAAGATGGAAGGCGACGAGAATCCATACCAATTGCACCGCGAACTGGGTCAATGGATGAACGACAACGTCACGGTCGTTCGCGTCAACGAGCGCCTCAAGAAGACCGACGAAAAGATTCAGGAACTGCAAGAGCGCTTCAAGCGGATCCACATGGCGGACACGTCGCGCTGGGAGAACCAAATGGCCCAGTTTACGCGCCACTTGCGCAACATGTTGCACATGGCCCGCGTGATTACGCTTGGCGCATTGAACCGCAACGAGAGTCGCGGTGCGCACTACAAGCCGGAATTCCCAGAGCGGGATGATGAAAACTTCCTGAAGACCACGATTGCGGAATTCACGCCAGATGGTCCGAAGCTTTCATATGAGGATGTCGATGTGTCGCTGATTAAGCCGCGTCTTCGCAACTACGCCGTGAGTAAGGAGGAGACGAAAGAGTGA
- a CDS encoding succinate dehydrogenase cytochrome b558 subunit, with product MAVAQAQKKNLTFLWRRLHTLSGVIPVGLFLLEHLFTNSTVLRGPAAFNEAVDAIQTLPLLHFIEFVFIFLPITYHGVWGLYVAFVSGYNAGQYSFGRNIMFVLQRITGVITFVFIIFHLWTTRFSGNAPTFDMVHNLVSNPAYFWFMVVGVVAATYHFANGLWSFCIHWGITVGARAQRVTAWVTMIIFVVLAGVGVASLIAFTHAA from the coding sequence GTGGCAGTAGCACAAGCCCAGAAGAAGAACCTTACGTTCTTATGGCGCCGGTTACATACGCTGTCCGGTGTAATTCCAGTAGGGTTGTTCCTATTGGAACACCTGTTTACGAACTCCACAGTGTTGCGCGGACCTGCTGCGTTCAACGAGGCTGTTGACGCAATTCAGACGTTGCCGTTGTTGCACTTTATCGAGTTCGTCTTCATCTTTTTGCCCATCACCTATCACGGTGTGTGGGGACTGTATGTAGCTTTCGTATCCGGCTACAACGCAGGTCAGTATTCGTTTGGGCGCAATATCATGTTCGTGCTGCAGCGAATCACTGGGGTCATTACTTTTGTGTTCATTATTTTTCACTTGTGGACTACGCGCTTTTCTGGGAACGCGCCGACGTTTGACATGGTGCACAATCTAGTGTCCAACCCGGCGTACTTTTGGTTCATGGTTGTGGGCGTCGTCGCTGCGACGTACCACTTCGCGAACGGATTGTGGTCATTCTGTATCCACTGGGGGATTACAGTTGGCGCGCGTGCACAGCGCGTAACCGCTTGGGTGACCATGATTATTTTCGTCGTGTTGGCTGGGGTGGGCGTTGCATCGCTTATCGCGTTTACCCACGCGGCGTAA
- the uvrC gene encoding excinuclease ABC subunit UvrC has protein sequence MEQTLSDKLALLPAKPGVYLMKGQSGEILYVGKAKVLKNRVRSYFTGSHDRKTQALVSNIRDFEYIVTDTVAEALLLECNLIKQHTPPYNIMLRDDKTYPYIKITNEMHPRLQIVRRVKRDGAKYFGPYPSAFAAQATKRLLDRLYPLRKCKTLKKQVCLYYHINQCLAPCEYVVDAPVYQMMVKEITDFLHGGHQDVVKDLQQKMEQAAGELNFERAGELRDLIRHIEQVMEEQKITTPDQVDRDVFGFAEDKGLLSVQVFFVRGGKLIERSVSIMPHFGDAVEDFMSFVEQFYHERADIPREVLLPEGTTSEALVELLDAKVLEPKRGQKRDLVNLATKNARQGLDEKLQLMERNMDRTLGAVIELGEVLAIGAPRRIESFDNSNIQGADAVAAMVVFIDGKPAKSEYRKFKIKTVDGPDDYASMREVIRRRYSRLLREGRPLPDLIVIDGGRGQLNAALDVLENELGLEIPVCGLAKDNRHKTSQLLFMDEEQPVHIDRHSQAFYLLERVQEEVHRFAITFHRQTRKKTGFSSVLDEIPGIGPQRRKALMKHFGSLDAIAAADVDAFRGIGIGDKLAHEILNRVQSHLQAAKTAQEKR, from the coding sequence ATGGAACAGACGCTTTCCGACAAGCTCGCGTTACTTCCAGCCAAGCCGGGCGTGTATCTGATGAAAGGACAGTCCGGGGAGATCCTCTATGTGGGGAAGGCGAAGGTGTTGAAGAACCGGGTGCGCTCGTATTTCACCGGATCGCACGATAGAAAGACACAGGCCCTCGTCTCGAATATCCGGGACTTCGAATATATCGTTACGGACACCGTGGCAGAAGCACTGTTGCTCGAGTGCAACTTGATTAAGCAGCATACGCCGCCATATAACATCATGTTGCGGGACGACAAGACGTACCCGTACATCAAAATCACGAATGAAATGCATCCGCGCTTGCAGATTGTTCGCCGCGTCAAACGGGATGGGGCGAAATATTTTGGCCCGTACCCGAGCGCATTTGCCGCCCAGGCCACGAAACGTCTGCTCGACAGGCTGTATCCCTTGCGCAAGTGCAAGACGCTGAAAAAGCAGGTGTGCCTGTACTATCATATCAACCAGTGTCTCGCGCCCTGTGAGTACGTGGTGGATGCACCCGTGTATCAAATGATGGTCAAGGAGATCACCGATTTCTTACATGGCGGTCACCAGGATGTGGTCAAAGATTTGCAGCAAAAGATGGAGCAGGCCGCCGGTGAGCTGAATTTTGAACGAGCGGGCGAGTTGCGCGACTTAATCCGGCACATCGAACAGGTGATGGAGGAGCAAAAAATCACGACGCCCGACCAAGTGGACCGGGATGTCTTCGGCTTTGCCGAGGATAAGGGGCTGCTGAGTGTTCAGGTGTTTTTTGTGCGGGGCGGAAAGTTAATCGAGCGTTCTGTCAGCATCATGCCGCACTTTGGCGATGCGGTGGAGGACTTTATGTCGTTCGTCGAGCAATTCTATCATGAGCGCGCGGACATCCCGCGCGAGGTGCTCCTGCCGGAGGGAACCACGAGTGAGGCGTTGGTCGAGTTACTCGACGCGAAGGTCCTCGAACCGAAGCGTGGGCAAAAGCGAGATCTCGTCAATTTGGCGACGAAGAACGCCCGCCAAGGGCTCGACGAAAAGCTGCAATTGATGGAGCGCAACATGGACCGCACGCTGGGTGCTGTCATCGAGTTGGGCGAAGTGCTCGCGATTGGCGCGCCGCGGCGGATTGAGTCGTTCGACAACTCGAATATTCAAGGGGCCGACGCGGTAGCTGCGATGGTCGTATTTATCGACGGCAAGCCGGCGAAGTCGGAGTATCGCAAGTTCAAGATCAAGACCGTGGATGGACCGGATGACTACGCCTCCATGCGTGAGGTCATTCGTCGGCGCTATTCAAGGCTCTTGCGAGAAGGTAGACCTTTGCCTGATTTGATTGTGATTGACGGGGGGCGAGGTCAACTCAACGCGGCGCTCGACGTGTTGGAAAACGAACTGGGGTTAGAGATTCCGGTATGTGGCTTGGCGAAAGACAACCGCCACAAGACGAGCCAATTGCTGTTTATGGACGAGGAGCAGCCCGTACACATTGACCGGCATTCGCAGGCGTTCTACCTGCTAGAGCGGGTGCAGGAAGAGGTCCACCGGTTCGCTATCACATTTCATCGCCAGACGCGGAAGAAGACTGGATTTTCCTCTGTGCTGGATGAGATTCCGGGCATTGGTCCACAGCGGCGCAAGGCGCTCATGAAACACTTTGGCTCACTGGATGCTATCGCGGCCGCAGATGTCGATGCATTTCGAGGAATCGGCATTGGCGACAAACTGGCTCACGAGATTCTAAACCGCGTTCAGAGCCATCTTCAAGCAGCGAAAACTGCGCAGGAGAAGCGCTAA
- the gltX gene encoding glutamate--tRNA ligase, with the protein MDKEDKQVRVRFAPSPTGALHIGGARTAYFNWLFARQHKGVFVLRIDDTDRARSTEASYQQILDSLRWLGLDWDEGPDVGGAYGPYRQSERMPIYTEQLEKLKQQNRVYPCFCTPEELQRERELAQREGRAPRYSGKCRHLSADEVASRLAAGESHVYRLRVEPEGETVVHDIIRGDVVFQNAEIDDFIIWKADGTPTYHFASCIDDALMEISHIVRAEEHLSNTPRHVVLFEALGFAVPQFAHVPMILAPDRSKLSKRHGATSVSEYREQGILPQALINYLLLLGFSPGEDNEVLSREQAIESFRLDQVAKHAAVYDVKKLEWLNAQYYRAQSPDLVLEQEWAGFVERGWVAPDETNRERLAWLRTAIEFVLSRSRNAADLVEGLRYYFQPVDAYDPTGVKKQFADPDVSDRLRRIAKRLLEVSPFTTAVVEREFRSLIEEMGVKGGKLIHPTRLALTGVTVGPGLFDIMVLLGRDECVSRLEMAANRIETGNVTLTQ; encoded by the coding sequence ATGGACAAAGAGGACAAGCAAGTGAGGGTTCGCTTTGCGCCGAGCCCGACAGGTGCATTACATATCGGCGGTGCGCGCACCGCTTATTTTAACTGGTTGTTCGCAAGGCAGCACAAGGGCGTCTTTGTGCTGCGGATTGACGATACGGACCGGGCGAGATCGACAGAGGCGTCGTACCAACAAATTCTCGACAGTTTGCGGTGGCTTGGCCTCGACTGGGACGAAGGACCGGATGTGGGCGGTGCGTATGGCCCATACCGCCAATCGGAGCGGATGCCCATCTATACGGAACAACTGGAGAAGTTAAAGCAGCAAAATCGCGTGTATCCCTGCTTTTGTACACCAGAGGAATTGCAACGCGAGCGCGAACTTGCACAGCGAGAGGGCAGGGCGCCGCGCTACTCTGGGAAGTGCCGCCACTTAAGCGCGGATGAAGTCGCTTCGCGGCTGGCAGCTGGAGAATCGCATGTGTATCGCCTTCGCGTCGAACCAGAAGGGGAAACCGTCGTACACGATATCATTCGTGGGGACGTCGTATTCCAGAACGCCGAAATCGACGATTTCATTATCTGGAAGGCCGACGGAACGCCGACCTATCACTTTGCGTCTTGTATCGATGACGCCCTCATGGAGATTTCGCATATTGTCCGGGCGGAGGAGCACTTGTCCAACACGCCTCGGCATGTGGTCCTGTTTGAGGCGCTCGGCTTTGCAGTTCCTCAGTTTGCCCATGTGCCGATGATTTTGGCGCCAGATAGGAGTAAATTGAGTAAACGCCACGGAGCGACCAGCGTATCAGAGTATCGGGAACAAGGCATTCTGCCGCAAGCGCTCATCAATTACCTGCTTTTACTCGGGTTCTCACCGGGGGAGGACAACGAGGTTTTATCGCGCGAACAGGCCATTGAATCCTTCCGCCTGGACCAGGTGGCCAAACACGCCGCGGTCTACGACGTGAAGAAATTGGAGTGGCTGAACGCGCAATACTACCGCGCGCAATCGCCGGATTTGGTGCTCGAGCAAGAATGGGCCGGGTTTGTCGAGCGCGGTTGGGTGGCGCCTGACGAGACGAACCGCGAGCGCTTGGCTTGGCTTCGCACCGCCATTGAGTTTGTCTTGTCGCGCAGCCGCAATGCGGCAGATCTGGTCGAAGGCCTGCGTTATTATTTTCAGCCGGTGGACGCCTATGACCCGACTGGTGTCAAAAAGCAATTTGCCGATCCCGACGTATCCGACCGCCTGCGCCGCATCGCGAAGCGCCTGTTGGAGGTGTCGCCGTTTACAACAGCGGTGGTTGAGCGGGAATTTCGCAGCTTGATTGAGGAAATGGGCGTCAAGGGCGGCAAGTTGATTCACCCGACGCGCCTCGCGCTGACCGGCGTGACAGTGGGACCGGGTCTATTTGACATCATGGTCCTGCTCGGGCGTGACGAATGTGTGTCGCGGCTCGAAATGGCCGCGAATCGCATTGAGACGGGCAATGTTACCCTGACGCAATGA
- the hisC gene encoding histidinol-phosphate transaminase, whose translation MIFNTDARVRSNLRAIHPYQPGISEDQLRKEFGLARLVKLNSNENALGPSPMALAAIERELPKLHLYPDGGSELLREALAAHHGLKMEQVFVGNGSDDIIKLISETFLEAGDEIVVPFPSFSQYGFGAEVMRAQIREVPLRPDFSYDVEALLRAVNDKTKLLYLCTPNNPTGTVLKRDEFTWLMERLPQDVFVVVDLAYDNYATDPDRFFVTESALTYPNVCYMFTFSKLYGLAGLRVGYALGNEQVWAYVHRVREPFNVNRVAQRGAQAALQDVEHIAKSQALAAKSREQYAALARDGLRVIPSQANFTLVEVGDGVAAFEWLKKQGILVRAGYPGLESFVRVTFGLDEENELCIGALRAYQQVRA comes from the coding sequence GTGATTTTCAATACAGATGCGCGGGTTCGTTCCAACTTGCGAGCCATCCACCCATACCAGCCAGGTATTAGCGAAGACCAATTGCGCAAAGAGTTTGGACTGGCCCGGCTAGTTAAACTGAACTCCAATGAAAATGCACTTGGCCCGTCGCCAATGGCCCTTGCTGCGATTGAGCGCGAATTGCCAAAGCTCCACTTATACCCCGACGGAGGCAGTGAGTTACTTCGCGAGGCGCTCGCAGCGCATCATGGGCTGAAAATGGAACAAGTTTTTGTCGGCAACGGATCTGACGATATTATCAAGCTGATTTCAGAGACGTTCCTCGAAGCTGGAGACGAGATTGTCGTACCGTTTCCGTCGTTTTCGCAGTATGGATTCGGGGCCGAGGTGATGCGGGCGCAGATTCGCGAAGTGCCCTTGCGACCGGACTTTTCCTATGATGTCGAGGCGCTGCTGCGGGCGGTGAACGATAAGACGAAACTCCTTTACCTGTGCACGCCGAACAATCCCACCGGTACAGTGCTCAAACGCGACGAATTCACGTGGTTAATGGAACGCCTGCCGCAAGACGTCTTTGTCGTGGTCGATCTCGCCTATGACAACTACGCCACTGACCCTGACCGGTTTTTTGTCACAGAGTCGGCCCTGACGTATCCGAATGTATGTTACATGTTCACGTTTTCCAAGTTGTACGGCTTGGCCGGTTTGCGCGTCGGTTATGCGCTTGGCAATGAACAAGTGTGGGCGTATGTCCACCGTGTGCGAGAGCCGTTTAACGTCAATCGGGTGGCCCAACGGGGTGCACAGGCTGCGTTGCAGGATGTGGAGCACATTGCGAAGTCGCAAGCGCTTGCAGCGAAGAGCCGGGAACAGTATGCGGCGTTGGCACGCGATGGACTGCGCGTGATCCCGTCACAGGCGAATTTCACCTTGGTCGAGGTGGGGGATGGCGTCGCTGCGTTCGAGTGGCTGAAAAAACAAGGAATACTCGTGCGCGCGGGGTATCCGGGTTTGGAATCGTTCGTTCGTGTCACATTTGGTCTCGATGAAGAAAACGAGTTATGTATCGGCGCATTGCGCGCGTATCAGCAGGTGCGTGCGTGA
- the ilvA gene encoding threonine ammonia-lyase, with protein sequence MEHQSNLPQLTLDDIKKARTRIAGVIQQTPLDYSATFTQLSDNEIYLKLENLQKTGSFKLRGAYNKITSLTEAERSRGVIAASAGNHAQGVALAARDLGVPCTIVMPEGASLAKIAATQAYGANVVLHGASYDDAYAHAVALRDERGYTYVHAFDDEAIIAGQGTMGLEMLEQLPDADAIVIPMGGGGLAAGIALAVKSLKKDIRVIGVEATAVPSVRESLELGRPTTVTAQATLADGIAVQRPGDLSYALIKQYVDDVVLVEEEEISRAMVLLLERCKIVAEGAAATSVAAAINRKIPSGLGKVICVLSGGNVDVTVLSRIIEHGLIESGRFLRLAVTLLDRPGALKDLLDVLAALRANVLSIRHHRVGTHIHLGQTEVELDLETRDKKHIETLCTALRERGYTPVLRD encoded by the coding sequence TTGGAACATCAATCCAATTTACCACAGCTCACGCTCGACGATATCAAGAAGGCCCGCACGCGGATTGCCGGTGTCATCCAGCAAACTCCGCTCGATTACTCTGCGACCTTCACACAGCTGTCGGACAACGAGATTTATCTCAAACTCGAAAATCTGCAGAAAACGGGTTCCTTTAAACTCCGCGGCGCGTACAACAAAATCACGTCGCTGACGGAAGCCGAACGAAGCCGAGGTGTTATTGCCGCATCCGCAGGAAATCACGCACAAGGGGTGGCGTTGGCCGCTCGCGATCTCGGTGTCCCCTGCACGATTGTCATGCCGGAAGGGGCTAGCCTTGCGAAAATTGCGGCAACCCAGGCCTACGGCGCAAACGTCGTACTCCACGGCGCATCGTACGACGACGCCTACGCACACGCAGTGGCGCTGCGAGACGAACGAGGTTATACATATGTACACGCGTTTGACGACGAGGCCATTATTGCGGGTCAAGGGACGATGGGGCTCGAAATGTTGGAACAGTTGCCGGACGCAGACGCCATCGTGATTCCGATGGGCGGCGGCGGATTGGCCGCAGGCATCGCGTTAGCCGTCAAATCGCTGAAGAAAGATATCCGAGTGATTGGCGTTGAGGCCACCGCCGTCCCCTCTGTTCGCGAGTCGCTTGAACTCGGGCGGCCCACGACCGTGACCGCACAGGCGACGCTTGCCGACGGTATCGCCGTGCAGCGCCCCGGCGACCTATCATACGCCTTAATCAAACAATATGTGGACGACGTCGTGCTGGTCGAAGAAGAGGAAATCTCGCGGGCCATGGTACTCCTACTTGAACGCTGTAAAATCGTGGCCGAAGGTGCCGCCGCGACCAGTGTTGCCGCGGCCATCAACCGAAAAATTCCAAGTGGCCTTGGCAAAGTCATCTGCGTGTTATCGGGTGGCAACGTGGACGTCACCGTACTGTCGCGGATTATTGAGCACGGACTCATTGAGTCTGGACGTTTTCTCAGATTGGCTGTCACGCTTTTGGACAGACCAGGGGCACTCAAAGATTTGTTGGACGTTCTAGCGGCACTGCGGGCCAATGTCCTCTCCATCCGCCATCACAGGGTCGGCACACACATTCACCTCGGCCAAACCGAAGTGGAGCTCGACCTCGAAACCCGCGATAAAAAGCACATCGAAACTTTGTGTACCGCCTTGCGCGAACGTGGGTACACGCCAGTTCTGCGAGACTGA